CACAAGACGAGACGAACAAGTGGCTGTGTTAATCTTACCTGTGGTTAGCTACTATCTCATCCGCCATATGCATCTGATAGACCAACGGCTTACAAATTGGAAAACTTGCTGAGAAAACAGTATGAAGGAAACAGCCCCGAACCGTTGGATCACATATCACGGAGCCGAGGCATTTCCCTTTTGAGATATCCTCAGCCTCACGGCCACATCTCGGTGAGCCAGCCGCAAAGAGCTCTGCCACCAAGATGGGTCTGATACATACAGAGCATGTCACAGTCATGGCTACAAACCGCTTCGCAAAGTTCAATATACACTAGCTAATCAGGTATCaattcctccccctcccgttATCCTCACTTGCCCTGCCCATTCCCCGTTTTTTATTGTCGCCTCACCGAAAGGCTTCCCCGAGGCCTGCTAATATACACCCAGACCCATTAGATAGTTCAGATCGGTCAAACGCATATCGCGTAGGTAGTATCGCTATGCAGTCACGATATGCATGTCGAGCGAAGAACAAGAGAAGCTCCTGTGAATCGGTAGAAATGACGCATAACCGCTGCAAACAAGCATCAAGACGAAAACCGCATGAATGTGGCCAGGAGATGCAAGCtgctgaaaagaaaaagagacgAGATAAGAAAAGGCGCTTCGGGGAAAACCGCCCATAATAAAATATATCCGCTGTTTGCGGATGCAGAAAGAGGCGTGCTTGGCTGGAGCTCACCCATATCCATGGATTCAATGTGGCGGGAACGGATCCAATACCATACCGAGCCTCCTGGGTTGTGTGTGGCCAAAGAAGATATCAATGTCTGGCTGTGTGAGGCTCCATACAGACCTGACACCTGTGCTGTCAAAGCAGCCCTCGGCCACCTGCTGTCGCATAGCATCATTGCATCGACAAGCGAACAGCAACAGACGTGCGCCGAAAGGCCAGGTGAAGCAGGACTATCCTGTGATGGTCAAGTTGTCTCAGTCATCATCAATGACAATGCATCAGATGGCATCCGGGCAACAAGGCGCAATGCAGGGCGAGAGAAACAGCACGGCCGTCAACATCATGTCCAAACCGCGGAGGGAGACTCCGAAGTGAGTCCTGGCCCACCGTGGTACGCGGCCAAAGGTATCGAATAAGAAATGTCCGTGGCAGGCGGCCGGAAGCCTGCGAAAAAAGCGCGCTGGAATGAAATGTTCGTACTCGTACAGTCATCAGAAAACAACAGTCCGGTAGGGGGCTGAATGCATGAGTTTGTTTCATGCCTTGGTATCATGAATATGTGAGTGCCGCAAAGAAAGAGAGTTCATGGTGCAGGGTCAAGACGGCAGCAATGCAGCAGCGAAAATGTCATGACGTGTCAGTCGGATGAGCGGGCCTTTTCATCAACAATCGCATCAAAGAATCTCAGATCATGGCGCAATCAGGAGGAGCCAGCGCCAGGAGGCTGGGAAGCCCCGGTCTGGCCACCGAGTTGAGCACCATATTGGGACTGCCACCAGAGCGCGACATAAGCATCATAACCGCCATCTGGGAAGCCATGTCAGTCAAGGTACAGCGCTGGTTGTATGGGGACAAGAACACTTACAAGCAGCATAGGGATCAGCTTCGCCTCCCGCGCTGGCAGCAGGAGCTGCACTGCTAGCGGGCATGGACTGGGGAGCGTTCTGTTGGTTAGATGCGTGGCCATAGTTCGGGTTGTCATAGTCACGGTGATGACCacgggcaccaccaccgtcacgatgaccaccacgaccacctccaccggACTTGTTCTGCTGTGGTCTGTGTTAGCAAGACAGGCCCAAAGACCACGGGGAAGATTCTGTTACTTACAGCAGCTTCAACCTTCTCACGGATGGCAACCTTGGCACGCTCGATGCTATCGCGGCTGCCGACTAGCCCAATCTCGCGTTCCGTCTCGCCACTTCCAGAGGACTGGGATACATTGATCTTGCAGCCCGTGGTGTTCTGCATCTCCCGAATGGTCTCGCCGCCTTTGCCAATGATCATACCAACGGCATCCGAGGGCACATAGATGGAATCATTGATTTTGTCTgggccaccgccgccatagCCACCGTCGTTCCGAGGAGCGCGCGCGTTACCACCAGTGGCCGTATTGCGGCTGTCACTGTCCACAATTTCTAGGATGAGCTCCTTGGCACTCTTGGTGGCAGCTGGAGTGCCGATGAGGTTGACGGGACGAAGTCCGTTCACACTCTTGTTCTCCGAGACGATGTTGATGTGGCAGCCACTGCGTTCCTGAAGATCACGAATCGTCTCACCGCCACGACCGATAATAAGGCCCACGGTTCTATCAGGGACCATAATCACAAGCGTATCTTCACCTTCTTTCGGGATGGGGGGAGCGTTGCGATCGGGACGGGGAGCATCACGGCCACCTCTGTCTCCGCCAAGatggccaccaccgccgccaccaggGGGTCCGCTGCGCATGCCGCTGTCCGCAATGATGCGATTGATCATGGCTTTGGCCTCTTCGCGTTGGGCGCGGGCGCCAGTGATTCTGCATACGCGATACGGCTCGGCCTCGTTCTCGGCGTTGATGAACTGGACGCGGCAACGGCTCTCACTCTCGACACGTCGAAGGTTCTCGCCCTGGCGGCCAATAATGAGCCCTACCAAGCTCTTCTCCACTTGCATCGTTTCGACATTGTCTCCGCTGCCTCGAAGGGGAGACCGATCTCTGTCGcgaccgccaccaccatggtGACCACGGGGGGAGAAACCCTGACGGCGGGGGGAAAAGGAGCGATCGCGCCCATAGTCGCGACTAGGGGCGCCGTAGTCCCGGCGCTCGTCTCGGTAAGGGTTGCTGTCACGAAAGCCTTCACGGCCTCGGGGACTTCTGGACCGGGATCTCTGTTGGTATCCGCGAGAGTCGGAACCTCGATCACCGGGATACCCAGCATTGTGTCGGTCATAAGGGGTCAGGCCAGCCTGGGTGGCAGAAGCTTTAGCTCGCTCGATGGCCTCCTGGAACGATAGAGCCCCTGTAGAGTCGGGTCTGATTGAGCTCAAATCGATGTTGCCGCTCGAAGTAGGCTGAGGGTAAGAGTAGGCCGCAGGAGGTGGGGGCTGGTAAGCAGGCGGAGCGACTTGAGGGGGATATGGGTTATGCGCCGGAGGAGCACCATAAGGCGCCTGGggcagagagggaggagggccAGGCTGGCCAGGCTGGGCGACAGGAGGAGTCGCATTGGCAGGTCTCTGGGAATCTGCGAGTAATTGACATTAGATCTcaactgccaccaccaccaccacaaccacaagtGAAGCGCGCGCTCAGAAGATGATCTTACCCTGGAGCAGCTGAAGGATGGAGCTGAGGTCAGCGGTGGGATTAGCCATCTTGACGAATTGTCGCGACAACTTGAGGGTCGAAAATAGGGAGAGACCGAGAGATTGATTGGGTATAGCACTTTGCAATGATGATACTGAGAGATGAAGTGGTATCGATGCGGGTAAAGACAACGCAagcgcagcagcaaaagcgAGGTTGGTCTAGTGTCGCAAGCGATGGCGACAGAGAcgggagaaggaaaagcaACGCTGAGGCGAGTCGCAGTCTCTCCAAGAGATGCCGCACGACGGAAggatgcagcagcagccggtTGAGCCTCGGTTGCGTGGGATTCAAGGTCGAGATGCCGAAGACTGTTGAGATGGCGGAAGCCAGAGGGAGAGACAGAGAACAAAGGGCTGGCGTCACAATGATTGCGATTGGTGGTTTGTGGCTGCAGGAAAGTCTTTGGGCCAGCCACTTGTAGCAAGAGTTTTCAGAGGCGCCACACCTTTCAAGCctggttgttttgtgtgtatGCCGACTTGTGGCTTGCCATTCACCTACGCACGGACGTGATCGGACCAACCGATAGAGTCGATAAGGCAATCAGGCCGATAACGATAACATCGATAAGACCAAGTGAATGCCTGAGGTGTAAGGTTCAACAGCGTGGAGGGGGACGATGGCCTACAGGAGCATAAAATTGTGTAGATATCGTGATAAGATGGACTAGCCATAGTCAAGACTTTGTATGTGGACGGAGTCATTCAAACTAAACGTACAATGGCTGTTTGGGCTCCATTGACACATTCACCAGCATGAACTGTCGAGAAAGAACCCAGACAGGCAGGCAGTTGGAATTGACCACCTCAGACCCATTGGCGTTGATTCAAAAGACAGCCGCAGAACAGACTCACTGCTATAGAACAGGAGATCTGTGTGTACAGTCTCTGTGACAGGAAGCCAAGGGAGAAACAGTGCACAGCTTACGGTTTGAGCAACACAAACCACCTTGGACCGTTCTTGACAACGGGACCTTGCGCATTTTGTAACACTGAACTGAAATCTACTGCTCAGTCACGACCTCTCCAACTCTCTGGGGGCCCTTGGGTAAAGACTGGGGGCGCCCTTTTCATCCTTCATATGGATCAATATAACCACTCACAATCCTGAGTTATATCAGCGTGCCAGCTATCAAATATGCCATTTCCATTTCATGGGCACCCATTCTTGTCTTCGTAGTGGCACTAGAAGGCCAATGCAACGTTTCAAGATCGCCCTCTTGCCGTTCCTATCCGCCTCTACTTCCTGCCGTTCCTGCTTTTCACCTGGACTTTCAACCTCTCATGTTCCCATTCGGTGCCGCCTGATGCCCATGTCGACTCCATGTCCCGAGTCCTCCAGGCAACCTTGTGCAATCCTCGGGGCCTTGATTCTGGAAGCCAATTCGGGCCCGGTACCTTGCCTTCACAACCAGGAGTACAAGACAATTTCCGTTGGGGACACAGGACAAGAGGGTAACCTGTTTTCCTACTTCTTTCCGATGTTCCCTCAGTCTCTTCGTTCTTTTCTCCTATTCATTCATTCTTTTCAGCAGAAGTCCGTCCTCTCATTAGCTTCGTCCTTTTAACCACATTTGAAACACCATGATGATCtctgcttggtggtgggctcTTGCCTGCTACATCTCTGCCGTAGAAGGCCGGGTAACCAGTCATCTTTACCGGCAGCTCAACAGCAATGCTCTCCCGGGCATCACATACACGCTTCCCAAAGGCTCCAATGCTCTGATTTCTGTCAAGAGCACCACCTCTTCATCAAAGCCATACATCCAGAAGCTTGAGCCAATCCGGAGCAGTTCTCTCACCAACAAACGATCTGTGGCCGCCCTCTTGGGCACCCATCAACGCAGTGTCGGAGGTGTTGGCTACAACAATGTTACGACAACAAATGCTTATGGAACACAATACGCCACCGAATCCTTTTGGGATGGtatcaaggtcaagctcctcctcgacactGGCAGCTCCGACACATGGGCCGTGGCCAAAAGCTTTCAATGCATTGACTATGCCGGTGGGTTTATTCCCCAGGATGCTTGCAGCTTCGGACCCTCTGCTGTCGAAAAGTTCCAGTATGGTCGGACTGAGCCTGTCTCCCACATGTACATCCAATACGGTGACGGCGAGACTGTGTCGGGGCCCATGGGATTCTCGGATATCAGTGTCGGCAACCTCACTGTTAACAGGCAGCAGGTTTGTTTGGCGAATAGCACATACTGGCTCGGCAACAATGTTACCAGTGGGCTGCTGGGTATGGCGTTTCCTTCCTTGACCAATGCCTACCTCGGTGATGGCGACGATCACGAGATGGGGAGTGCCATTCAATACTCGCCGTTCTTTACTTCGTTGGTAGAACAGGGAAAAATTGATCCCATTTTCAGTCTCACGATCGACCGCAACTCTTCGTCCGGGATTCTGGCTCTGGGGGGTATCGCGCCTGCCACTGGGCTGGATTTCACAAGGGAGGTGTCTATGGACATGATCATTGTGAGTCATCGGCTTTGGCATGCAATGAGTGAGCAAGATCTGACTGCTTGGGTTTGCAGACAAACCTCATCGGAGTTCCGGCAGCATCCTACTCGTATTCCTTCTACACAATCATTCCTGACGGCTGGTACTATgaccacaccaccagcaccaagaaGATCCCGTACATTGTTGACAGTGGGACCACATTGTGCTATCTCCCTCCCAGTAAGCGTTTGCTCGGCCATCATTGCGGTACCGTCTGAATCTAATATGCCATTACAGATCTTGCCGAAGCCATCAATTCCGCCTACTCCCCTCCGGCCGTCTACATGTGGATGTACGGTGCTTATTTCACCGACTGCAACGCAGTTTCGCCCCTGGTCGCCGTCATTCTCAACGGCATCAAGTACTGGATCAATCCGCAGGATATGATTTATCGGAACATGGTTGACCCCATTTCTGGCCTGTGCATGACGGGAATCGCCAGTGGTGGTGCCGGGCCATATATCCTGGGTGATGTGTTTATGCAGAACGCCCTCTCCATTTTTGATATTGGACAGGCCAAAATGAGGTTTATCCCGAGAGATAAGTACTGATCGGTTGAGATTTGAGTGCTGTATTTTGCAGACAGAGCGGGCAGTTGGGGAGCTTTAGGGGACATGGTGATGGACAAATGTACAACATCTCGCTGAGGGTTTTGGCCTGGCAGGTCGAACGTAATGAATGTCAAAGTGCCATCTGTGTTGACCTTGATTTTACCATGCAGATTCTTTCTTGCAAAGAACAAGACATGTCCTCCAAAGCAACTTTATTTGACACCCGAAGCCGTCGTCACCAGCCGTCGTCCCAGCTGCTACCATCTCTCCAGATCAAACCCGCCAGTTCCATGACCTCCCAACAGTCAAAATTGTTtacatccatccaccactGACCCACCTTCTCTGCAAGTGTATCTACCTACAAGTACCTTTTCCCAATTCTTtacccccccccttcaccttcttccatgcctacctacccccagaccatcaaccaccaatcCAACCTCAAGCAATGtcaaccccccaacaacgaccacccccaaccccacccaaAGCCATTATCTTCCGAAACAGAGGCTTCAAACTCTTCTACAGCTTCCCGGTAACCATCCACTTCCTCTACATAACCCTCGACTTCTGTCCCGACGTGGGGCCCGATCCCTACCGGTACTGGCCCCGGCACTCCTCCACCGAGCTCTTGACGTTCTTCAGGAGGGCAGACCCATTCCTCAACGATGTCGATTTTTTGGTCGCGCAGCTGAAGTGGAACCTGATCGAGTTTGACGAGCCGAATCTGCCCGCTGATCGGGGGCAtagggcggggaggttgagggagataTTGATGGACGCGGTGCTAGATGGGAAGGTGGGTTGTTTCTTTCGATGCTTAGCTaaaaggggtgggtggtggctgacGAGACGAAAAAGGTTAGGAGGATATCCATCCAACTGTTGAGGATATCATAAGTGATATCGAAAGGGAGCATGccgaggagatgaagaggtgGAAGTGGGAGTATGATGGCTGTAGGGCAGAGGTGCTCAGGTGGCAGGCGGAGACGGGGAGAAGGTTGGCGGTGCCGGGGCGAGAAAAGTAAAGAGAGTAAGCAGGTTTGATCCTCGCAGCAGTTGAATTCTCTACAGCAGGTCAACCAGAATCATCAAGgacaaaagaaaatcaaACCACCATCCAATCCTCCTGGCCAACTTATTTGCTCCAGATCATGACCTCCAAATTCCCAAAACATCTAGTAATACAAGTAACGTCCGTCCATCCGTCAAACGCTACAGTCTGAGAAGAGCCAAAACAGACAGGGAGGGTGAGTGTGCTTAAATGCACATGATTACATATCATTTCGCTGTGTAGAAGAACGTTTCATTTACACCTTtgccccaaccaaccaaccaaccaaccaaatCAAGCctcacaacccccttttACCTCTCTCTATAGTGAGTGAGAATGAAAAGCCCTTGTCCTAGCAGTTCCGCCAGTCCATTTTGAACCGCCCTCCTATGACTCTGGGGAAAGTGATTGCTATGTGCGTTTGAAACCATGTCGTGGTTTTATCTTTCCGACCCTAGGGGAATCCTGCCCAAAAAGAAGTTTGATGATACCTCCGCTATGAAcaccagaaaaaaaaagaaaaattatGCAGTCAAGAAATATGCGGGAACATGACCCAAGAAGAATGCATCTCCAAAACAAGACAATCATATGCCACCCTCCGGCTTGGGATCCTCGTGCTTAGCGGTGCTGCCCTTGCCACGCCACGTGCTGACGGCCTTGACTTCAGCCTTGTAGATTTGTACCTCGGTGCCGTAGGCCCGCGGCGTCAGCTTCATGAGCGTGTGAAGCGGTACTGGTACCCAGGGGCTTTCTTCTTGTGTCTTTTGCATAAAGTAGGCATAGATGCAACGAATGACGGCTTGGTGAGAAATGATGAGAATGTCCTCGCTGCGCTCCAGttccatgatgatgggctcgAGGCGGATCACCACATCCCGGTAGCTCTCACCGCCGCGGTAGCGGTAGTTGTACTTGTCTTCGTCGCGAGCCTGGAAATCTTCAGGGTACATGTCGGCGATCTCCTGGTACGTCATGCCGTCGCAGACACCAGCGTCCAGCTCGTCGAGCGCTTTCCATTGTAATTGGTTGTAGTGTTTTGGCAAGTGACGGGCGGTCGCAATGGTGCGTTTCAGGGTCGACGTCCAGACCGTCAACGGCCGGTCGCTCTGCATGTGTGTGTTAGTTGAGTCAGGTCATATTCTGGGGGAACGGCACATAAAACTGCGTCGCTGCGGCGGAAAAACAGGTGCGAGTCCCCGCCTTGGCGCACGCGATTTCGGGTCCGACTTACACCTACAGATTCGAGAACCAGCTCGGGGAGCTTGAGCGCATATTCTTCACCGCGATGAGACAAAtcggcatcaccaccgatGCGGCCCTCCAGGTTGAGCATGGACTCGCCGTGCTGCCAATAGAGTTAGTTTTCGGGCCTTGCAACCGTTCGAGTCAGATCAAGACTTACCCGAGAGAGCCAGACTGATCTGGGCCGGATGTGAAGGTTCATAAGATAATACACTATACGACTTTGAAGGTAATCCTGGAtgcggttgatgatgacctgTCGTCCCACGTTCATGATCTTGAGGTAGGTCAGATGATCCTCGTCCCCGTCGGCGTTGATGGTCTTGTACACCTTTTCGTAGTTGCGGATGCGGTTTCGGAAGTCGAGCGCGGCTTGCTCTGGGTCCTGGCCCTGATAGTCCGGACTAGTAGTCTTGACATCCCGAATGTTGGCCATGATGAGCTCCTCTTCGTCACATTTGGACTCGACAAAAATGACGTCGACACCTTCTTGGTTGATTCGGTCGAGCACCCATTTCCGGCGCTCCTTGGTGCTGTTTGTCGCATCGAGAATACCAACCACTCCACCGCTCCTGAACCACTTCATCATGTCTGCCACGGCAGCCTCGGCCGCAGCCCGTCGCTTACGCTCGCCCTCGGCATTGTTGGTGTCGAAGAAGTCAgctgagggatggggggcgTCGTTGCGCCGGTAGTTGCCCACATTGAAGGTCGCCGCGGGGATCGAGAGCCACTTGAGGTATCGCTGAGCTACGAGGCTGTCAGTTTCTGGTCTTTTGCAGAGGAATCAAGAAAACAACGCACCTTTTTGGGCAATATAACTTTTCCCGCGAGCTGGAAgcccaaccatcaccacgcAGATGCGGGTTTCCTCGGGCCGAATCCCGACGCCGTTAGTCCTTGGAGCCatttttgctgctgcttgtgcAGTATTTGTGTGATGGAATGGAAAATGACACCGGTAATCGCGGAGACATGTATCGGCCTAAATTGATGTTTCCCAGCTGCGTTCTTATagaaggggtgggtggtcgCGTGAGGCTAGGTCGTCGGGCGTCTTGGCTAAAAGCACGGAAGACTGGAATTCGAAGGCCGTCTGCCGTAGAAACGGTACCTGACGGATGGACTGATTGTGACTCTTCCGCGTGCGTGCGTTTTGtgagtgtgagtgtgtgggtgtgggtgtgtgggtgtgtgtggtagATTGGTAGATAGCGAAGCCGAGGGCTCTCCGATCTCGACGTCACCCTGGGCCGATAAAGAATGCGACGGGGCGGGATGTGTTCAACGGCTGCCGGTCAAGGGCCAAAATAACACCTCGGTGGgctggtgggaggtgggcAGGTTGTGTCGGGTTCGAGCGGATGGATGGCTAAAAGGCtacgagagagagagagaaaatgAGAGCTCGGGCAGCAGATGGAGGGGAGCACGATTCAATTTGTTGCAGAATTGGGCCAAAGAAAAGGATGCTGTCACATCGAGGGTGCAAGGCTTGGGGCTTTGGGGAAGCGCAGGGGCATGGGCAGGGGAAGCGCTTCCGGCCAACAGTTCCAGGCCCTTTTAGGGAGGGAAGGGCCAAGCACGGGACCCCGCCGGATGGGCCCGACCTGGCAGATGGATGCTGGTCCACAGCGACTACAGCAGGTGTccgggcagcagcaggtgggCTTAGGATGTTTCGTATTTTCAATTACAGACCGCTCTATGGCTGGACCCTAGCTGAAGGTGGCCAGTGGCCATTAAGTGACGTGATACCTCAAGGTATCCTCCTGGTAGATATCCGTAGCAAGCCGGTTGTCCGAGAGAGAGCACCTGGAACCCGGAAGCTCTCACTGGACGGTTGTCTCTACTTTACGGATAGGTAGGCATGTTTCAATCAatgctctctctctctcttcaaagTTCGACATCTGCTGTGCACCCTTGTGTCCCGTTTCCGCCGGCTGAAGTCGGAATGGCTCCAGGGATGTCGACGAAGATCCGCCCGCAGTTACCGTTGTCTCCGCCGCGTTTCCGGGACTCAAGGCATTTGAAGATGTCTAAAGTTTCACCCCG
The window above is part of the Podospora bellae-mahoneyi strain CBS 112042 chromosome 3, whole genome shotgun sequence genome. Proteins encoded here:
- a CDS encoding hypothetical protein (COG:A; EggNog:ENOG503NZDZ), yielding MANPTADLSSILQLLQDSQRPANATPPVAQPGQPGPPPSLPQAPYGAPPAHNPYPPQVAPPAYQPPPPAAYSYPQPTSSGNIDLSSIRPDSTGALSFQEAIERAKASATQAGLTPYDRHNAGYPGDRGSDSRGYQQRSRSRSPRGREGFRDSNPYRDERRDYGAPSRDYGRDRSFSPRRQGFSPRGHHGGGGRDRDRSPLRGSGDNVETMQVEKSLVGLIIGRQGENLRRVESESRCRVQFINAENEAEPYRVCRITGARAQREEAKAMINRIIADSGMRSGPPGGGGGGHLGGDRGGRDAPRPDRNAPPIPKEGEDTLVIMVPDRTVGLIIGRGGETIRDLQERSGCHINIVSENKSVNGLRPVNLIGTPAATKSAKELILEIVDSDSRNTATGGNARAPRNDGGYGGGGPDKINDSIYVPSDAVGMIIGKGGETIREMQNTTGCKINVSQSSGSGETEREIGLVGSRDSIERAKVAIREKVEAAQNKSGGGGRGGHRDGGGARGHHRDYDNPNYGHASNQQNAPQSMPASSAAPAASAGGEADPYAAYGGYDAYVALWWQSQYGAQLGGQTGASQPPGAGSS
- a CDS encoding hypothetical protein (MEROPS:MER0090759; EggNog:ENOG503P2G1; COG:O) — its product is MMISAWWWALACYISAVEGRVTSHLYRQLNSNALPGITYTLPKGSNALISVKSTTSSSKPYIQKLEPIRSSSLTNKRSVAALLGTHQRSVGGVGYNNVTTTNAYGTQYATESFWDGIKVKLLLDTGSSDTWAVAKSFQCIDYAGGFIPQDACSFGPSAVEKFQYGRTEPVSHMYIQYGDGETVSGPMGFSDISVGNLTVNRQQVCLANSTYWLGNNVTSGLLGMAFPSLTNAYLGDGDDHEMGSAIQYSPFFTSLVEQGKIDPIFSLTIDRNSSSGILALGGIAPATGLDFTREVSMDMIITNLIGVPAASYSYSFYTIIPDGWYYDHTTSTKKIPYIVDSGTTLCYLPPNLAEAINSAYSPPAVYMWMYGAYFTDCNAVSPLVAVILNGIKYWINPQDMIYRNMVDPISGLCMTGIASGGAGPYILGDVFMQNALSIFDIGQAKMRFIPRDKY
- the FBP26 gene encoding Fructose-2,6-bisphosphatase (EggNog:ENOG503NTVY; COG:G), with product MAPRTNGVGIRPEETRICVVMVGLPARGKSYIAQKAQRYLKWLSIPAATFNVGNYRRNDAPHPSADFFDTNNAEGERKRRAAAEAAVADMMKWFRSGGVVGILDATNSTKERRKWVLDRINQEGVDVIFVESKCDEEELIMANIRDVKTTSPDYQGQDPEQAALDFRNRIRNYEKVYKTINADGDEDHLTYLKIMNVGRQVIINRIQDYLQSRIVYYLMNLHIRPRSVWLSRHGESMLNLEGRIGGDADLSHRGEEYALKLPELVLESSDRPLTVWTSTLKRTIATARHLPKHYNQLQWKALDELDAGVCDGMTYQEIADMYPEDFQARDEDKYNYRYRGGESYRDVVIRLEPIIMELERSEDILIISHQAVIRCIYAYFMQKTQEESPWVPVPLHTLMKLTPRAYGTEVQIYKAEVKAVSTWRGKGSTAKHEDPKPEGGI